The following nucleotide sequence is from Aedes aegypti strain LVP_AGWG chromosome 3, AaegL5.0 Primary Assembly, whole genome shotgun sequence.
GCTCCTCGGTCCGGTAAATCTACCATTATTTCGATTTTGAAGGAAGCGCTCCTTGCACAAGGCAAAACAATCAGGACGCACATCATCTCACCAAAGTCTATGAGCCGAATTCAGCTACTTGGAAAGCTCGACCCCGATACTCGTCAATGGACCGATGGTGTGTTGACTTCAACGGCTGTAGCCGTCAACGCTGAACCTCGATCTGTCATATCCTGGATTATCTGCGACGGAGACATTGACCCGGAGTGGATCGAAGCGCTTAACTCTGTTCTGGACGACAATCGTCTGCTTACGTTACCATCCGGATGGAGAATTCAGTTTGGGAGCAATGTCAACTTCCTGTTTGAGACACATGATCTGTCAACGGCATCGCCAGCAACAATCTCCAGGATGGGAATCATCAATTTGAACGCGGAAGACCTACCGTACCAGTTGATCGTTAACGCATGGCTAGCGAAGCATGCCGAAGGCGATGTTCTGAAGTCATTTATAGAGGAGCATTTCTATCGGGCGATTGATTGGGTTGATGATCAGAAACAACGTCCATCAGGATTTTCAATGATCAGTTTGGCTGAAGCTGGACTGGTAGCAATCGACAGTGCGAAGTCTACCGAACAGTTTTGTGCTAACCTTCTATGTGGACTGTGTGGAGTACTAAACTTGGATGATAAGAACAAGCTTTCGAATCAGGTATATTCGTGGGCAGATGTAACAATAACTGACAGCTCCGTGGCTGAATATCATTATTACAACTCGTTTCGAGATATGATCGAGTTGTATAGTACGGATGAGATTACCGGAGCGTATATTAGCGAAAACGTATATATCAATGTTTTGGTGAAGACACCTTTGATGAAGCTCAGCGGTGAGCTTTTGAAATGTGTTCTCCAATCCAAGGAACGTCAAGTGGCATTACTTGTGGGCCCTAGCGGAAATGGAAAGAGTATCCTGTTACAAACCATTGTCAGCGAGTTCAACGGATATCAATTAGTAACTGTTAACTGTAGTGCTCAGCTAACAACATCTAGCATTTTGAACACTTTGAAGCAAAACTCACTGGTCATAACCACTGTCAAGGGCAAGGAATACCGACCCAAATTTTCTCGAATAATTctttacttcaaaaatattgactTGTGCTGCGTTGATTCCTGGGGTACATGTGAAGTAGTCGAACTTCTCCTTCAGCTCATCAACCGCAACGGGTTCTACTCAGATTCACTTGAATGGATAAGCGTGTCTGGGATTCAAATATGTGCGTCCATTTCCAACCTAACCAAGTCCCAGGTGTCACCAAGATTCCTATCCATTTGTCATCTAATACAAATAGGTTATCCCAGCAATTCCGACATGGAGAGCATAATGAAAAGTATGATTCTGCCCATTTACAATCAGCTAGGCAGATCGATCAAATTGAAACTGAACGACTTGGCACGAGCGATCATGAACGTGTACTTTGAGATTCAAGCTCAGTTCAACCGAGGCGCAACGGTACACTACCGATTTACTCCCAAGATGATCGAACGTTGGGTTAGTGGTGTGCTGTACTATCCGGAGGAGCATTTTAGTCAAGCGGTAAGGTATGAATGCGATCGCATATTTCGTGACCGTCTCGTAACCGATGATGACCGGCAAGCTTTTGACGAGATCGTGCGGAATAACTTCCGAACATTGTTCGATATGGACAGCAAGAGCGTTTTCATTCCTAAGGAAGGTCAACAAATTTCTGAATTACAACTAGTGGACAAGCAATATCTGTTGGACACCGTCAACCAGGTCATCTCATTGTGCAGTAAGTAATGCAATTTTTCTAATTCAAAATTCATTAAACTTAATACTTTCTTTATTTCTAGACTCGGAAGTAATCTGTGTAGACATTCCGATGTCGGAAACTTTCCTGGACACAGTTTCCGCAATGGTTCGAGTGCTATCGAGGCCTCAAGCAAATCTTGTACTTTGCGGAAGAATTGGTTCCTGTCGTCTAGAGGCTCTTTACGTTGCGTCCAGCATGTTAAACATTAAAGTGGCCTTCCCacaaactaccaaaaactacACGATCAACGACTTCAATAACGATATAAAAATCGTAATGCAAAACTGCGCCATCGAGAACGAGCCAGTCGTTTTCTACATCGATCATGCAGTTATTGACTATCTGGAAGATGTAATGAAGACTTGCGAAGCCATTCTCGAAGGAGCTGATATGTCGGACTTCTTCGGCGACGATTTGGAGAACTTGGCGAACCCATTGAAAGCCCAAGCAGCTTTGGAATCATTCCAACTGTCCCTCTCGGCTTATTTTTTGCAACGTCTGAGCAATAATTTTCATTTGGTGATTCTCCTGGAATATTCCTCACCAAAGCTTAAGGAATTATTCGAAAATTACTCTTCGTTGTACCAGAAGTCGGAAATGGTTTGGATTCTGGATAAAAAAATAACCCCCGTCGACAGTCTAACTCGATATCTTGGAGAAATTAGCAAAACAAGTATAGATTCGCAACAAATGCCCGTACCCGTATTTTTCAATGATCTGGTTGACAGTAACATCTGCCAATGGTCTCGATCTCCGAAGCGAAGCATTCAGCTGGTTAGAACGTATCGACACGTTTACGAGAGCGAGAAGACCGATAAGGAACGCTACAAATTCAAGATCCAGATTGGGGTCGATAAACTGTCGGAAACTCACAAAGTGGTTGAAAAACTTAAACTAGAAGCTCAAGAAAAGCAGGCTGCATTAGCAGAGAAGCGAAAACTGGCTAACACCTCTTTGGAGATGATTTCTTCAACTATGCGAGGTGCCAACGATCAAAAAACTGAATTGCTGGAACTACAGCGAAAGACTAGAGAGAGCAGCGTTAAGCTTATGGAGCGAAAGAAGGTCATAGAAGAAGAGCTTAGTCAAGTTGAGCCAATACTACGGGAAGCTAGTGCTGCGGTAGGTCAAATCAAAACAGAAGCTTTGTCGGAGATTCGATCCTTGCGAGCTCCTCCGGAAACAGTACGGGACATACTAGAGGGTGTTCTACGCCTAATGGGCATACGAGATACCTCGTGGAACAGcatgaagacatttttggctAAGCGTGGTGTTAAAGAAGATATTCGCTCATTAGATCCAGTGAGGATCAACCCGGAAAACTGCCAGGCAGTAGAGAAATTACTGCAAGCAAAAGCGGAGTCGTATGATCAGAAGAATGCCAAACGAGCATCTGCAGCGGCAGCTCCTCTGGCAGCTTGGGTTATTGCCAATGTGAAATACTCGAAGGTGATCCAGAGCATAAAACCGTTAGAGCGAGAACAGAACGAGCTGAAGGAAAATTTAGAGAAAGCCGAGAGGGAAATGAAATCTCTGTCCAGTGGGTTAGATAACGTAAATGACAAGGTTAAAGAGCTATCTGAACAGTTGAACGTCTATACACAGGAGGCAGCGATGCTTGAGATTAAGCTGGAAGAAGCAAAACACACTTTGCATTGTGCAGAAGTGTTGGTACAGAGTTTAAGTTCGGAGTACATTAGCTGGAGTAAGGAATTAGAAGAGCTGAATGAAACAATCACTCATATGGATAGGCGTAGCTTCATGACAGCTTATTGCATCACTCACCTCTCTGATCTGTCGTTGGAGGATAGGAAAAACACTTTGGCGAAAATATCCGAGTTGATCAAAGAACAACCTTTCATTCTCGATGATCTCGTAACCAACCAAGACAAGATTATTTGGGAAAGTATGGGCCTTACTGCTGACCAACAATACCAAGAAAATGCCATTATGCTCAATAAATTTCTACTGCTGCCTTTCGGAACGACACCCGTTCCTTTGCTGATAGATCCAACTGAGCTAGGCCAAAAGTGGCTAACGAACTACTTGAATCTTTCGACTCGAACGTATGAATTGACAAACCAATCTGCTGATCGTTTCAGTTACATACTCGAGTTGGCTATTCGCTTCGGTAAAATTCTCATAATCCGTAACGTTAATGCAATCGAGACTCCTCTACTCTCACTTGTCTTCACCCGTATCCACAGCCGCTTCAACAAGCGAATGGTTCAAATTGGCAATAAGCTGATCGATTTACACGACGACTTCAAACTTATCCTGGTAACTCAGAACGATAAACTCAATCTAGGACCTGAGCTGCAAGCCAACTTCATGAATCTTATGTTTACTACAACGGTTTCTGGACTTTCAGATGTCCTTAAGTTTAAATGGGTTCTGGCCAAGGACCCAGAAATAGAGAAAAAACGAGTTGAGCTACTTCAGGAAGAAGGTCGGCTGACGAAAGAGAAGCGTAGTCTTCAAGATCGTCTCCTGCAGGAGCTGTCCTCGTCGCAAGGCGACATCCTGAAGAACGAACCTCTTCTGAACACCTTGAATAGCATCAAGGCTAGCGCAAGCTCAATCGAGCAATCATTGACTGAGTTCGTTGGCATACGTGATCAACTGATGGAACACTACAACCGCAGACGAGAATTCTGCAGCATGGCCTCTCGGTTCTATATGGGCATTAGACGTTTCTACAACATTAACGTATCCAAGTTCACCGCAatctttttaaatgttatcGAAAATGAGAAACATTCTACAACTGAAGAACTATATAAAGTCTTGGTGCGAAGAATATTTTCACTTTTGAGTCGTAGCATCCCTAAAGATGAACAAATGATTCTAGGATTGAACATCTGCAAGCAGGCCTTTCCTCAGCTGTTGCCGGAGAAAGAGTGGGaatcttttgttttcaattttacaaacgCAGATCAAATCTCGGATCACCAGATTCCATCCTGGATTAAGCAGGAATGCGTTCCAAAAGTATTGTCTATGAAGCAACAACATCCTGAGTTGTATTCGAAGCTAAATCTTGAGAATGTCAACGTTTGGCAGAAGTATATAGAAGACGATGATGCCAGCGTCCCTGTTGGAGTTACCGATTTCCAAGCTATAATGGTAGCTCAAGTACTAAGGCCTGACTTGTTGATTCGAACAATAACTCGATCAGTTCAGAATATTCTTGGCCTGAAGACATTGTACACGACACGACCTTCCATCAAGTTGCTGTCAGAGGAAAGCTCAGCCGACGAACCCCTTCTGCTAATTACGTCGTCCGGTATTGATCCTTCGGAAGAGGTTCGAGAGTTCGCCAAACAGACGATCGGGTTGTCCAAATACGCAGAGCTGGCCATCAGCAAAGGTCATGAAATCGATGCCATGAAACTGATCAAGGAAGCTGCCACTGGCGGAGGATGGGTGTGCGTGAAGAACATTCACACCGTTCCACAGTGGCTTCGTCATCTGGATGAGGCATTAAAGTCGATGAACCCGGTAGAAGACTTCAAACTATGGTTAACATCGGAAACGGACAGAAACTTGTACGAGATTTTCATCAAGAAGTGCAACAAGGTACTCTACGAACCTCCGAAGGGGTTGAAATACAAGATGAAAATGTTGCTGGACCAGCATGTTGGAACTGTGACCAAGAAGCGGGACTACAAATCGATCAAGATGTACGTTGGATTGTTCATGCTGCATTCGATCATTCAAGAGCGGCGATCGTACATTCCACAAGGTGAGTTGCTATGAGTCTAGTTTATGTGTATCTCAATCATATTATTTGTTCCTCAGGCTGGAGCAAATGGTACGACTTTTCCGATTCTGATCTTCGAACTTCGATGCAACTGATCAAGTACaccgaaggatcaaacacactGAAGATTGCCTGGCCGTTGATACAAGGCCTATGCGAGAAGGTTGGCTACGGAGGAAGGATTGACAACGACAGCGATTTCGAGAAGTTGGAGTATCTTCTGCGGGAAATGTTCGACGAGAAAATCATGGCAAGTCGTTGGCAACCGATGTTCATGAACATTAATTTTCCGAATTCCAACCATTTGGATGTAAGTCATTTGAGTTGGTACCATATGAGATTCCTGGATCATAAAAATTACCTTCATTTTTAGGACTATGTCAAAGCGGTTGATCAACTCCCAGATTCAGATACGCCCAATATGTACGGGATACCGATATCAACGAATGCCTCAAGAGATGTGATCTTCTGTAGAAATACGTTGAAGGAGCTTAGACAAAAATACTTCAGTGGTGGCAGTAACCAGAATTACGAGAAGCGCGTCAAACCCATTATAAATTTGTGGGGAAAACTTATGGTAATTTCAGAATATCCTATCAATGCACATATATGAGCTGCGAAGCATTTTCAGAGTGGAACAATTGCGAGCCGCTTGGACACAGTGATCGAGCGCAACAAGAATAGCCAAGATGCATGGATGATCTTTGTACTGTCAGAGTTGGCGATCGTGCGAAGTCTCTACGACTTGATCAACGCTACGCTTCAGATGCTCAAGAACTCTATGAAGGAACTAGCAACCATCTCAGCGAAGGATCGTACCATGCTCATTACCATCTGTGACAACCAGGTTCCTCTGCAATGGCGTCGAATCTGGAGCGGTCCAAAGACGGTAATCGAGTATCTGAAAGCGATTGGATTCAAAACTCGGGAAACGGAGCAATTGTACAACAAGATCGTTGAGGAGGCTCGTGTTCAAGAGATcaactttaaaaatttgtttagcGTTGATGCTTTCCTGACGACCATGAAGATGATCAAGTCCGAAGAATTGGGCGTGTCGACAACGAAGTTGAAGTTAGTGGCTTACTTTGACGATCGCAAACGAGAGAAGTCAATCACGATAGGTCCTTTGCTGGTGAGATATATCCTCAGAAATTGCTCgccaatattattttttaaattatcttgTTTCTTAGATTGACGGAGGTAACCTGAACAATGGTAAGCTGGCGATTCAACAAGGTTCGCAGCAGCTCGCTGGGTCGTGCTACACTGGCAATTTCTTTCTGGATTATATTGAGTCAGAGGAGGTTGCGAATGGTCAATCCAGCAACAGACCTGGAAGCGTGAGTTCACGGGTGGATCAATTTGAAATCCCGTTGTACAATAATATCTCCCGAGACGCCCTAATATGCCAGATAGCGATCGAGATCAGTCCCGGTCTAAGCAGGGTTCAACTAGTAACAGCAGGCCTTGCCTTGATTGTGCCGGAAACTTATTAGACGATAAGGAGAATTTCTTTCAACACTGAAAATCAAGTAGTTTGAGTTACTAGTTACGTTTAATCACACGGAATTATTTACACAGTTTACATCCGATTGGCAATTCAAGCCATAGATGAACACACCTTGGTACATATAAGGGGCACTATTGCAAATAAAGCTAGGATTTCCCTTCGGAAGTATCGGACGTACCGTTGGAACTACTTGAAGAAGCACTTCGATCTAGATTTCGGATCATACCTGTGGCAGGGCCTTGGAGAACTTTCCTCGAGAGACGCATGAATCCGGATACCGGATCTCGGCCAAAGTACTTGACCTGAATTTCGGAACCAACTTCCAGTCCCAGTGCGGAAGGGTGAGCAATCTGCAACGAGGAATTGGACCCAGAATCAGTAACTGAACATTTGTATTTCTGTGTAGATCGTAAGTAATTGAATAGCCAAACCCGTTCTCTTTTCTCAAGCTATTTTCACGgcaatctatcattgcattgcactggCTATCCGAGCAACTCTCTAACTAAAATGGAAATAATTGCAGGCTGAACAGTTTGCGCAAAAATTCTTTTTTCGATATATCGTAGGGGTTTTTTCGCATGTTATGTCTCACATTTCCCTTGAAACACATAGTGAAGGATTAGGAATTCATTCAAAGTTAAGgctattttaattttgattaaaaaataaaccGTTTTTTAACATAAGTACACCGCTCTTGCTAAATTCTGAAGTCACCatcgaaaaactaaa
It contains:
- the LOC5567180 gene encoding cytoplasmic dynein 2 heavy chain 1, coding for MTNRQKFIHDTAVEFFNASAAENVEVIKDFLENDDVTILAAVSIDGEVLFQNAVPVDEHYSLLFYKIPNLDYHSQSTQPKIGMLTLEGGLAKSIYNSLQRVFSPYILKKSEYSTEVKTILQNLHSNLGLSLGLTESGILSIQDEINFWQQKTRTLPTKADREAAKSFAAILQKINENMKEGTENSLHHLDEFIDVCQSHLDEIWRLPNHYPQNRMCSIFDLISSHVVSTCTEHLTELEVWDAGSIYLDEAINHVRETLESWYQTFDSLTRLFWPNYELHAWIGEPYSSKQLNKFRTRFNEILEIKNSKDLLYALFFDNDEYFLHVSDIAEPFKEINIYDLTPLGNKRWEVAKSRMESSFAKVDENVVTILKQKIYESIGNPRQAIHVFNRYKDIFNRPYIMKALTVEREQLFQSIPMIIRELREMLTTANYTEDEVTPIVSETRWYRVVEQQIIQLEAVASKVLTDREGFNETLKKISNFKEEIQAMIRTNFETWTENSMSAIREGELSLRENQPVVIFDKTERQLMKVTFGPKIVTFCDEARHLQNLGLKLNPEIQKSISHSMKFISYARRLQQIATFHNTIGDRMIPCQRPIMLKNAMEFANLVKSESVSWNDEDSVERYINSLQDAVKRLSKDNNQLTGYHEQAKKSVLKLMETDLIRQSNIWKDEMRNLREIIFNLERQGYTNLNPFKLHWDHQLYKVLEYQYVAGLLDVHQKLPDIHVDLVFRQQQIQFRPTLEEVKSKYYSQLRRFIEKPLSFKGLSEQSPNIFKVMIERNAQHFSVLYEKADIVFRELIEFRDSWLPWVSLGMADMEQLCTVHCTNWQHWDNNFRACKKFSQQIARIQTSEKEIDCLIVNYAPLCSDIDAISRRYWEALANSLRTSILDNISVLQEYLAYSFQVLQNIPQDELGISESSAKYEKIVSDLPKMTEMIKSLQGKDGCLAGWCKERVSALNGIQTQWNQLQPLIENHQTLLQGRLDIIKENILRQINELNDEAEKFSIRWESTIRDLETNDNADMSLFRERQGQWKSIIAKRETLQKQTEKFNIKVPEDFNAIFAKLESEIIEQGKNWEIFNNFLNDYDTIANEEWTIYRRRPHILTEFLSKWEKPLDQPPNVASSRILSTVERYKTIQPQLISLQSEALIEKHWAKICQMLKIDSKTQHDLCLGDVLAVSDNLLQQTTEIQSIVRQAASEHVIRQAIVELEQWSATAMLKLVQHTDSKGSTVSLIKDYTETLNKIGDNQFLLQSAKNSASFESFSDQADIWEEKLNNLDYIITHLNQIQKKWIYLEPIFGVGTLKREEAVFKSIDKNFRYIMKEIADDPRVVSVNKINNVVSIIETLQNQISRCQNALSSYITSKRNAFSRFYFLSDDDLLEILGQSSKEAIIQKHIRKLFPGIYKLIIEEQSLRILGFCSEEGDELRLTSPIAITAIVEDWLNTFVLEIKSTLKHLIKQCLQVDTYDEGVVREFPMQVICLVNSINFTRRVEKAISGMQLSDLKRHIQNEIAKFSTLLHHNTDSLTQIKLRSLLIDLVYQSTTVDYLSNHNVTNLQDWYWLQQLKFYQERNGNVIVKMVYAEFEYSYEFLGNYNKLVYTSLAHNCYLTLTQAMQLGLGGNPFGPAGTGKTECVKSLGAMLGRLVLVFNCDENIDTAAMALILSGLARCGAWGCFDEFNRLQEATLSAISMLIQPLQIALKDQQQEVQLSNETVPLNHHCCVFVTLNPAGEEYGGRQQLPLNLQALFRPIAMQAPRPQQIARVTLFVEGFKNADRIGDQIVELFELAKKMLSKQRHYDWGLRELKAILSACGSALKVSGGELSYDQEAGLAVNVIRSNTMSRLTLSDCKRFDILLSNVFPNIQLADSQNEDLRSKVLEAFTILGYQPNNRQVEKCLELAAQLQKRMGVVVIGAPRSGKSTIISILKEALLAQGKTIRTHIISPKSMSRIQLLGKLDPDTRQWTDGVLTSTAVAVNAEPRSVISWIICDGDIDPEWIEALNSVLDDNRLLTLPSGWRIQFGSNVNFLFETHDLSTASPATISRMGIINLNAEDLPYQLIVNAWLAKHAEGDVLKSFIEEHFYRAIDWVDDQKQRPSGFSMISLAEAGLVAIDSAKSTEQFCANLLCGLCGVLNLDDKNKLSNQVYSWADVTITDSSVAEYHYYNSFRDMIELYSTDEITGAYISENVYINVLVKTPLMKLSGELLKCVLQSKERQVALLVGPSGNGKSILLQTIVSEFNGYQLVTVNCSAQLTTSSILNTLKQNSLVITTVKGKEYRPKFSRIILYFKNIDLCCVDSWGTCEVVELLLQLINRNGFYSDSLEWISVSGIQICASISNLTKSQVSPRFLSICHLIQIGYPSNSDMESIMKSMILPIYNQLGRSIKLKLNDLARAIMNVYFEIQAQFNRGATVHYRFTPKMIERWVSGVLYYPEEHFSQAVRYECDRIFRDRLVTDDDRQAFDEIVRNNFRTLFDMDSKSVFIPKEGQQISELQLVDKQYLLDTVNQVISLCNSEVICVDIPMSETFLDTVSAMVRVLSRPQANLVLCGRIGSCRLEALYVASSMLNIKVAFPQTTKNYTINDFNNDIKIVMQNCAIENEPVVFYIDHAVIDYLEDVMKTCEAILEGADMSDFFGDDLENLANPLKAQAALESFQLSLSAYFLQRLSNNFHLVILLEYSSPKLKELFENYSSLYQKSEMVWILDKKITPVDSLTRYLGEISKTSIDSQQMPVPVFFNDLVDSNICQWSRSPKRSIQLVRTYRHVYESEKTDKERYKFKIQIGVDKLSETHKVVEKLKLEAQEKQAALAEKRKLANTSLEMISSTMRGANDQKTELLELQRKTRESSVKLMERKKVIEEELSQVEPILREASAAVGQIKTEALSEIRSLRAPPETVRDILEGVLRLMGIRDTSWNSMKTFLAKRGVKEDIRSLDPVRINPENCQAVEKLLQAKAESYDQKNAKRASAAAAPLAAWVIANVKYSKVIQSIKPLEREQNELKENLEKAEREMKSLSSGLDNVNDKVKELSEQLNVYTQEAAMLEIKLEEAKHTLHCAEVLVQSLSSEYISWSKELEELNETITHMDRRSFMTAYCITHLSDLSLEDRKNTLAKISELIKEQPFILDDLVTNQDKIIWESMGLTADQQYQENAIMLNKFLLLPFGTTPVPLLIDPTELGQKWLTNYLNLSTRTYELTNQSADRFSYILELAIRFGKILIIRNVNAIETPLLSLVFTRIHSRFNKRMVQIGNKLIDLHDDFKLILVTQNDKLNLGPELQANFMNLMFTTTVSGLSDVLKFKWVLAKDPEIEKKRVELLQEEGRLTKEKRSLQDRLLQELSSSQGDILKNEPLLNTLNSIKASASSIEQSLTEFVGIRDQLMEHYNRRREFCSMASRFYMGIRRFYNINVSKFTAIFLNVIENEKHSTTEELYKVLVRRIFSLLSRSIPKDEQMILGLNICKQAFPQLLPEKEWESFVFNFTNADQISDHQIPSWIKQECVPKVLSMKQQHPELYSKLNLENVNVWQKYIEDDDASVPVGVTDFQAIMVAQVLRPDLLIRTITRSVQNILGLKTLYTTRPSIKLLSEESSADEPLLLITSSGIDPSEEVREFAKQTIGLSKYAELAISKGHEIDAMKLIKEAATGGGWVCVKNIHTVPQWLRHLDEALKSMNPVEDFKLWLTSETDRNLYEIFIKKCNKVLYEPPKGLKYKMKMLLDQHVGTVTKKRDYKSIKMYVGLFMLHSIIQERRSYIPQGWSKWYDFSDSDLRTSMQLIKYTEGSNTLKIAWPLIQGLCEKVGYGGRIDNDSDFEKLEYLLREMFDEKIMASRWQPMFMNINFPNSNHLDDYVKAVDQLPDSDTPNMYGIPISTNASRDVIFCRNTLKELRQKYFSGGSNQNYEKRVKPIINLWGKLMSGTIASRLDTVIERNKNSQDAWMIFVLSELAIVRSLYDLINATLQMLKNSMKELATISAKDRTMLITICDNQVPLQWRRIWSGPKTVIEYLKAIGFKTRETEQLYNKIVEEARVQEINFKNLFSVDAFLTTMKMIKSEELGVSTTKLKLVAYFDDRKREKSITIGPLLIDGGNLNNGKLAIQQGSQQLAGSCYTGNFFLDYIESEEVANGQSSNRPGSVSSRVDQFEIPLYNNISRDALICQIAIEISPGLSRVQLVTAGLALIVPETY